In a genomic window of Wyeomyia smithii strain HCP4-BCI-WySm-NY-G18 chromosome 1, ASM2978416v1, whole genome shotgun sequence:
- the LOC129729438 gene encoding DNA repair protein RAD51 homolog A, whose protein sequence is MAQQKEKITKQSREQATSSAVTTELEEDCYGPILIGKLEVNGITAQDIKKLAEAGFHTVEAVAFAPKKQLLAIKGISEAKADKILMEATKLVPMGFTTATDFHQKRSEIIQLTTGSKELDKLLGGGIETGSITELFGEFRTGKTQLCHTLAVTCQLPVSQNGGEGKCLYIDTEGTFRPERLLAVAERYKLVGADVLDNVAYARAYNSDHQMQLLVQASAMMAESRYALLIVDSATALFRTDYSGRGELNARQVSLGKFLRMLLRLADEFGVAVIITNQVVAQVDASAMFNPDPKKPIGGHIIAHASTTRLYLRKGRGDTRVCKIYDSPCLPESEAMYAINADGIGDVKE, encoded by the exons ATGGCACaacagaaagaaaaaattacgaaacaaaGTAGAGAACAAGCCACTTCTTCAGCGGTTACTACAGAACTAGAAGAAGATTGCTATGGGCCGATACTAATCGGAAAATTAGAG GTAAATGGCATCACAGCACAGGACATCAAAAAGCTAGCTGAGGCCGGATTTCACACCGTTGAAGCAGTTGCGTTTGCTCCTAAGAAGCAACTGTTGGCAATTAAAGGTATTTCCGAAGCGAAGGCTGATAAAATTCTAATGGAAGCAACGAAGTTAGTTCCGATGGGCTTCACAACGGCCACTGACTTTCACCAGAAACGTTCAGAAATAATACAGTTGACTACTGGTTCTAAGGAGTTGGATAAACTACTGGGTGGAGGCATAGAAACAGGAAGCATCACGGAACTATTTGGAGAGTTTCGAACTG GTAAGACGCAACTTTGCCATACGTTAGCAGTTACTTGTCAGTTACCCGTGAGTCAAAACGGTGGCGAAGGAAAATGTCTTTATATTGACACCGAAGGTACGTTTCGACCCGAAAGATTACTAGCGGTTGCAGAACGATATAAGTTAGTAGGAGCGGATGTATTGGACAATGTTGCATATGCTAGGGCGTACAATTCTGACCATCAAATGCAACTGCTAGTGCAAGCGTCAGCAATGATGGCCGAGTCCCGATACGCTTTACTGATAGTAGATAGTGCAACGGCATTGTTTCGCACGGATTACAGTGGGCGTGGTGAATTGAATGCGCGTCAGGTCAGCCTTGGTAAATTTTTACGAATGTTGCTGCGGTTGGCTGACGAATTCGGGGTAGCTGTAATAATTACGAATCAAGTGGTGGCCCAGGTTGATGCCTCAGCAATGTTCAATCCAGATCCGAAAAAACCGATTGGTGGACACATTATAGCACATGCCTCAACAACTCGGCTGTATCTAAGGAAAGGTCGGGGAGACACTCGTGTGTGTAAAATCTACGATTCGCCTTGTTTACCAGAGAGTGAGGCCATGTATGCCATCAATGCGGATGGCATTGGTGATGTTAAAGAGTAA